Proteins encoded by one window of Polyodon spathula isolate WHYD16114869_AA chromosome 16, ASM1765450v1, whole genome shotgun sequence:
- the LOC121329048 gene encoding protein polybromo-1-like isoform X7: protein MHRSKGVASMGSKRRRATSPSSSVSGGDFDEGQTSTSTPVSGRKRRRASNIPTVDPVSGFHSIVPPLQRDNEHSGRKKIAVCHELYNTIRDYKDDHGRLLCELFIRAPKRRNQPDYYEIVTQPIDLMKIQQKLKTEEYDDVDQLTADFQLLFNNAKSYYKSDSPEYKAACRLWDLYLRTKNEFVQRGDYEEDNEDGEDTQENPGTSTEEEAPPSCLKEILEQLLEAVVTSAEPSGRLISELFQKLPSKVHYPDYYAIIKEPIDLKTIAQRIQGGFYKSVTAMAKDIDLLVKNAKTYNEPGSQVFKDANTIKKIFIQKKTEIEHAEPTKSSLRIRNRRSAQGDRLSAITMALQYGSESDEDALLAGAVRYDEGESEVESMSSCMEMSNPIFQLYEAVRGGRNSQGQLVAEPFLQLPSRKEYPDYYQQIKQPISLQQIRNKMKNNEYENLDQVDADLNLMFENAKRYNVPNSAIYKRVMKLQQLLQAKKKELVRRDETEDGDSMLSSATSDTGSAKRKSIKKNAKKHRMKILYSSVTEAREPGSGRRLCDLFMVKPSKKDYPDYYKIILEPVDLKTIEHNIRSDKYLSEEALIEDMKRMFRNARHYNEEGSQVYNDAIILEKLLKDKRKELGSLPEDDEMASPKLKISRKTGVSPKKSKYLTPLQQKLNELYEAVKNYTDKRGRRLSAIFLRLPSRAELPDYYVTIKKPVDMEKIKSHMMANKFQDVDSLVEDFVLMFNNACTYNEPESLIYKDALVLHKVLLETRRDLEGGEEYHVPNVSLLIQELVHNLFVSVLNHQDDEGRCYSDSLAEIPGRDPANPSQPPLNFEIIRRNIDNNRYRRLDVFQEHMFEVLEKARRLNRTDSEIYEDALELQHFFIKIRDELCKNGEILLTPALSYTTKHLHSDAEKEKKEKLPKEMEEDKLKREEEKKEAEKSDDHAGGAWQSGLQRTYSQDCSFKNSMYHVGDYVYVEPAEPNLQPHIVCIERLWQDDTGEKWLYGCWFYRPNETFHLATRKFLEKEVFKSDYYSKVPVSKILGKCVVMFVKEYFKLHPEGFRGEDVFVCESRYSAKTKSFKKIKMWTMPLSSVKFVPRDVPLPVVRVASVFASATKHEAEKPSDMTDETKGVDSSSIIDKEKEDVPVDMPNGEPGCIYYEQLHYNDMWMKVGDCVFIKSHGLVRRRVGRIEKMWVRDGAAYFFGPIFIHPEETEHEPTKMFYKKEVFLSNLEETCPMNCVLGKCAVSSFKDYLSCRPTEVPEDDVLLCESRYNESDKQMKKFKGLKRFSLSAKVIDDEIYYFRKPVVPQKEPSPLLEKKIQELEAKFAEQGADDDMEIGEEEGEVIETPTLPQLQTPMASELDIMPYTPPQSTPKSIKGTSKKEGSKRKINMSGYILFSSEMRAVIKSQNPDFSFGELSRLVGTEWRNLEATKKADYEERAAKVAEQQERERAAQQQQSGSPRAGVNSMGGGPAGAYGQMGMHGQGQTAPPPYPGQTGQPALQQPSTPMFVAPPPKTQRLLHSEAYLKYIEGLHSETGTVSKWDQTLTAQRKDVHLTKEQESRLPAHWLKSKGAHTTMADALWRLRDLMLRDTLNIRHAYNIEHA, encoded by the exons ATGCATCGATCCAAAGGTGTTGCTTCTATGGGTTCCAAAAGGAGAAGGGCAACATCCCCTTCCAGCAGTGTAAGTGGGGGGGACTTTGATGAAGGACAGACTTCAACCTCAACCCCAGTGAGTGGCAGAAAGAGGAGAAGAGCATCTAATATCCCAACTGTCGATCCAGTAAGTGGATTTCACAGTATTGTACCGCCTTTACAAAGAGACAATGAGCACAGCGGACGGAAAAAG ATTGCAGTTTGCCACGAACTTTATAATACCATCAGAGATTACAAAGATGACCACGGAAGACTTCTATGTGAACTCTTTATAAGAGCTCCAAAACGAAG GAACCAGCCCGACTATTATGAAATTGTCACTCAGCCCATTGACTTGatgaaaatacaacaaaaattgAAAACGGAGGAATATGATGACGTTGATCAGCTGACTGCAGACTTTCAGTTGTTGTTCAACAATGCAAAGAGCTACTACAAG TCGGACAGCCCGGAGTACAAAGCAGCCTGCAGACTGTGGGATCTGTACCTGAGAACAAAGAATGAGTTTGTTCAGCGAGGAGATTATGAGGAGGATAATGAGGATGGGGAAGACACACAGGAAAACCCTGGAACGTCTACTGAGGAGGAG GCTCCGCCAAGCTGTTTAAAAGAGATTCTGGAGCAGCTTCTTGAAGCTGTGGTTACTAGTGCTGAGCCTTCTGGACGCTTGATCAGCGAGTTGTTTCAGAAACTGCCCTCCAAAGTG CATTACCCAGACTATTACGCAATCATTAAAGAGCCAATAGATCTTAAAACAATTGCTCAGAGGATACAG GGTGGTTTTTATAAAAGCGTGACTGCAATGGCCAAGGACATTGATCTTTtagtaaaaaatgcaaaaacatacaATGAGCCAGGATCCCAGGTTTTTAAG gatGCAAACACCATCAAGAAAATTTTTATTCAGAAGAAAACTGAAATTGAGCATGCAGAGCCCACTAAGTCAAGTCTTCGAATCAG AAACAGGAGATCTGCTCAAGGGGACCGCCTGTCCGCTATAACCATGGCTTTACAGTACGGTTCTGAGAGTGACGAGGATGCGCTTCTAGCTG GAGCTGTCCGTTATGATGAAGGGGAGTCCGAAGTAGAGAGCATGAGTTCCTGCATGGAGATGTCCAACCCCATCTTCCAGCTATATGAGGCAGTCCGAGGTGGTCGCAACAGCCAAGGACAGCTAGTAGCAGAGCCCTTTCTCCAGTTACCTTCCAGGAAGGAATATCCAGATTACTACCAACAAATCAAACAGCCAATCTCCCTTCAGCAAATAAG AAACAAGATGAAGAACAATGAATACGAGAATCTGGATCAAGTAGATGCAGATCTGAATCTCATGTTTGAAAATGCCAAGCGCTACAATGTTCCTAACTCTGCCATCTACAAGCGAGTCATGAAGCTACAGCAGCTCCTGCAG GCGAAGAAAAAGGAGCTTGTGAGGAGAGACGAGACTGAGGATGGAGACAGCATGCTCTCTTCAGCCACATCCGACACGGGCAGCGCAAAGAGGAAGAG CATCAAGAAAAATGCAAAGAAGCATCGGATGAAAATCCTGTACAGTTCAGTTACAGAGGCCCGTGAGCCTGGCTCAGGCAGGCGGCTGTGTGATCTTTTCATGGTCAAGCCCTCCAAGAAGGACTATCCGGATTACTATAAAATCATCCTAGAGCCCGTGGACCTAAAAACAATTGAGCACAACATTCGCTCAGATAAATACCTTAGTGAGGAGGCCTTGATCGAGGATATGAAGCGGATGTTCCGGAATGCACGGCACTATAATGAGGAAGGCTCCCAG GTATACAATGATGCCATCATTCTGGAAAAATTATTGAAGGACAAGAGAAAAGAACTGGGATCATTACCTGAAGATGATGAAATGGCTTCCCCAAAACTGAAAATAA GCAGAAAAACTGGTGTTTCTCCCAAAAAGTCAAAATACCTGACTCCTTTGCAGCAGAAACTAAATGAGTTGTATGAAGCTGTGAAGAACTACACAGACAAGAGGGGCCGTCGCCTGAGCGCAATCTTCTTGAGGCTACCGTCCCGAGCGGAGCTCCCTGACTACTATGTCACCATCAAAAAGCCAGTTGACATGGAGAAGATCAAGAGCCACATGATGGCCAACAAGTTCCAAGATGTAGACTCGTTGGTGGAAGACTTTGTGCTGATGTTTAATAACGCTTGTACCTACAATGAGCCAGAATCTCTGATTTATAAAGATGCTCTTGTGCTCCACAAGGTCCTGTTGGAGACTAGAAGAGACCTGGAAGGAGGGGAAGAATATCATGTCCCCAATGTGTCCCTTTTGATACAGGAGCTGGTCCATAACCTGTTTGTGTCTGTGCTGAACCACCAGGATGATGAAGGGCGCTGCTACAGTGACTCTCTGGCAGAGATTCCAGGAAGAGACCCTGCTAACCCCAGCCAGCCACCCTTAAACTTTGAAATCATCAGAAGGAACATTGACAACAACCGTTACAGGAGGCTTGATGTGTTCCAGGAACATATGTTTGAAGTTCTGGAGAAAGCAAGAAGACTAAACAG AACGGATTCAGAAATTTACGAGGATGCCTTAGAGCTGCAGCACTTCTTCATTAAAATCCGCGATGAACTGTGCAAGAACGGGGAGATCCTGCTGACTCCAGCACTCAGCTATACAACCAAGCACCTCCACAGTGACGCAGAGAAGGAGAAGAAGGAAAAACTACCAAAAGAGATGGAAGAAGATAAACTGAAGAgggaagaagaaaagaaag AAGCTGAGAAGAGCGATGATCATGCTGGAGGTGCTTGGCAGTCTGGGCTTCAGCGCACATACAGCCAGGACTGCAGCTTTAAGAACAGCATGTACCATGTAGGAGACTATGTGTACGTGGAACCAGCAGAGCCAAACCTGCAGCCTCATATAGTCTGCATTGAGAGGCTCTGGCAGGACGATACTG GTGAGAAGTGGTTGTATGgctgctggttttacagacctaATGAAACGTTCCACCTGGCAACACGCAAGTTCTTGGAGAAAGAAGTATTTAAGAGTGATTACTACAGCAAAGTCCCTGTCAGCAAAATACTTGGAAAGTGTGTGGTTATGTTTGTAAAG GAATACTTTAAGCTTCATCCTGAAGGGTTTAGGGGTGAGGATGTGTTTGTTTGCGAGTCACGTTATTCAGCCAAGACCAAGTCTTTCAAGAAAATCAAAATGTGGACCATGCCCCTAAGTTCCGTGAAGTTTGTCCCTCGTGACGTGCCGTTGCCAGTGGTTCGGGTTGCTTCAGTGTTCGCCAGTGCTACTAAACATGAAGCGGAAAAGCCTTCTGACATGACAGACGAAACCAAAGGTGTGGATTCCAGCAGCATCATTGATAAG GAGAAAGAAGATGTACCCGTTGACATGCCCAATGGGGAGCCTGGCTGTATATATTATGAACAGCTCCATTACAATGACATGTGGATGAAGGTGGGAGATTGTGTCTTTATTAAGTCCCATGGCTTAGTACGTCGTAGAGTGGGAAG gaTTGAGAAGATGTGGGTTCGAGACGGTGCTGCTTACTTCTTTGGCCCTATCTTTATCCACCCAGAGGAGACTGAGCATGAGCCAACCAAAATGTTCTACAAGAAAGAAGTGTTTCTGAGTAACCTTGAAGAAACCTGCCCTATGAACTGTGTACTAG GGAAGTGTGCCGTGTCCTCGTTTAAGGACTATCTCTCCTGCCGGCCCACTGAAGTGCCGGAAGATGATGTACTGCTCTGTGAGAGTCGCTACAATGAAAGCGACAAGCAGATGAAGAAGTTTAAAGGCTTGAAACGCTTCTCCCTGTCTGCAAAAGTCATAGATGATGAAATATATTACTTCAG AAAGCCAGTTGTACCTCAGAAGGAGCCTTCTCCACTGCTGGAGAAGAAGATTCAAGAGCTGGAGGCAAAGTTTGCTGAGCAAGGAGCTGACGATGACATGGAGATTGGGGAAGAGGAGGGAGAGGTTATTGAAACTCCAACTCTGCCTCAGCTACAAACTCCTATGGCCAGCGAACTGGACATAATGCCATATACTCCACCCCAG TCCACTCCGAAATCCATTAAAGGCACCAGTAAGAAGGAAGGCTCCAAGAGGAAGATCAACATGAGTggttacattctgttcagcagcgaGATGAGGGCAGTTATAAAATCCCAGAACCCGGACTTTTCTTTCGGTGAGCTCAGTCGACTGGTGGGGACTGAATGGAGAAATCTGGAAGCAACCAAGAAGGCAGACTATGAAG agcgGGCAGCAAAGGTGGCAGAGCAGCAAGAGAGAGAGCGCGCAGCTCAGCAGCAGCAGTCTGGTTCTCCTCGGGCAG GTGTAAACTCCATGGGGGGAGGTCCCGCAGGTGCATATGGACAG ATGGGCATGCATGGGCAGGGCCAGACAGCTCCACCTCCCTACCCAGGTCAGACAGGGCAGCCAGCACTGCAGCAGCCGTCCACACCAATGTTTGTGGCACCTCCTCCAAAGACACAGCGCTTACTGCACTCGGAGGCCTATCTGAAGTACATCGAGGGGCTTCATTCTGAGACTGGGACTGTTAGCAAATGGGACCAGACACTTACAG CACAAAGAAAAGACGTCCATCTGACGAAAGAGCAGGAGAGCCGTCTGCCAGCTCATTGGTTAAAGAGTAAGGGGGCTCACACGACCATGGCCGATGCACTGTGGCGTCTACGAGACCTGATGCTACGAGATACTTTGAATATCCGCCATGCTTACAACATAGAACATGCTTAA
- the LOC121329048 gene encoding protein polybromo-1-like isoform X2 has protein sequence MHRSKGVASMGSKRRRATSPSSSVSGGDFDEGQTSTSTPVSGRKRRRASNIPTVDPVSGFHSIVPPLQRDNEHSGRKKIAVCHELYNTIRDYKDDHGRLLCELFIRAPKRRNQPDYYEIVTQPIDLMKIQQKLKTEEYDDVDQLTADFQLLFNNAKSYYKSDSPEYKAACRLWDLYLRTKNEFVQRGDYEEDNEDGEDTQENPGTSTEEEAPPSCLKEILEQLLEAVVTSAEPSGRLISELFQKLPSKVHYPDYYAIIKEPIDLKTIAQRIQGGFYKSVTAMAKDIDLLVKNAKTYNEPGSQVFKDANTIKKIFIQKKTEIEHAEPTKSSLRIRRSAQGDRLSAITMALQYGSESDEDALLAGAVRYDEGESEVESMSSCMEMSNPIFQLYEAVRGGRNSQGQLVAEPFLQLPSRKEYPDYYQQIKQPISLQQIRNKMKNNEYENLDQVDADLNLMFENAKRYNVPNSAIYKRVMKLQQLLQAKKKELVRRDETEDGDSMLSSATSDTGSAKRKSIKKNAKKHRMKILYSSVTEAREPGSGRRLCDLFMVKPSKKDYPDYYKIILEPVDLKTIEHNIRSDKYLSEEALIEDMKRMFRNARHYNEEGSQVYNDAIILEKLLKDKRKELGSLPEDDEMASPKLKISRKTGVSPKKSKYLTPLQQKLNELYEAVKNYTDKRGRRLSAIFLRLPSRAELPDYYVTIKKPVDMEKIKSHMMANKFQDVDSLVEDFVLMFNNACTYNEPESLIYKDALVLHKVLLETRRDLEGGEEYHVPNVSLLIQELVHNLFVSVLNHQDDEGRCYSDSLAEIPGRDPANPSQPPLNFEIIRRNIDNNRYRRLDVFQEHMFEVLEKARRLNRTDSEIYEDALELQHFFIKIRDELCKNGEILLTPALSYTTKHLHSDAEKEKKEKLPKEMEEDKLKREEEKKEAEKSDDHAGGAWQSGLQRTYSQDCSFKNSMYHVGDYVYVEPAEPNLQPHIVCIERLWQDDTGEKWLYGCWFYRPNETFHLATRKFLEKEVFKSDYYSKVPVSKILGKCVVMFVKEYFKLHPEGFRGEDVFVCESRYSAKTKSFKKIKMWTMPLSSVKFVPRDVPLPVVRVASVFASATKHEAEKPSDMTDETKGVDSSSIIDKEKEDVPVDMPNGEPGCIYYEQLHYNDMWMKVGDCVFIKSHGLVRRRVGRIEKMWVRDGAAYFFGPIFIHPEETEHEPTKMFYKKEVFLSNLEETCPMNCVLGKCAVSSFKDYLSCRPTEVPEDDVLLCESRYNESDKQMKKFKGLKRFSLSAKVIDDEIYYFRKPVVPQKEPSPLLEKKIQELEAKFAEQGADDDMEIGEEEGEVIETPTLPQLQTPMASELDIMPYTPPQSTPKSIKGTSKKEGSKRKINMSGYILFSSEMRAVIKSQNPDFSFGELSRLVGTEWRNLEATKKADYEERAAKVAEQQERERAAQQQQSGSPRAGTPVSALMGVVPPPTPMGMLNQNPVSGMMGGYGLPMQPLQGPVDGMLSMGSMQPHHLGVSPLPHHLQPGMPGIPDLSYSGVNSMGGGPAGAYGQMGMHGQGQTAPPPYPGQTGQPALQQPSTPMFVAPPPKTQRLLHSEAYLKYIEGLHSETGTVSKWDQTLTAQRKDVHLTKEQESRLPAHWLKSKGAHTTMADALWRLRDLMLRDTLNIRHAYNIEHA, from the exons ATGCATCGATCCAAAGGTGTTGCTTCTATGGGTTCCAAAAGGAGAAGGGCAACATCCCCTTCCAGCAGTGTAAGTGGGGGGGACTTTGATGAAGGACAGACTTCAACCTCAACCCCAGTGAGTGGCAGAAAGAGGAGAAGAGCATCTAATATCCCAACTGTCGATCCAGTAAGTGGATTTCACAGTATTGTACCGCCTTTACAAAGAGACAATGAGCACAGCGGACGGAAAAAG ATTGCAGTTTGCCACGAACTTTATAATACCATCAGAGATTACAAAGATGACCACGGAAGACTTCTATGTGAACTCTTTATAAGAGCTCCAAAACGAAG GAACCAGCCCGACTATTATGAAATTGTCACTCAGCCCATTGACTTGatgaaaatacaacaaaaattgAAAACGGAGGAATATGATGACGTTGATCAGCTGACTGCAGACTTTCAGTTGTTGTTCAACAATGCAAAGAGCTACTACAAG TCGGACAGCCCGGAGTACAAAGCAGCCTGCAGACTGTGGGATCTGTACCTGAGAACAAAGAATGAGTTTGTTCAGCGAGGAGATTATGAGGAGGATAATGAGGATGGGGAAGACACACAGGAAAACCCTGGAACGTCTACTGAGGAGGAG GCTCCGCCAAGCTGTTTAAAAGAGATTCTGGAGCAGCTTCTTGAAGCTGTGGTTACTAGTGCTGAGCCTTCTGGACGCTTGATCAGCGAGTTGTTTCAGAAACTGCCCTCCAAAGTG CATTACCCAGACTATTACGCAATCATTAAAGAGCCAATAGATCTTAAAACAATTGCTCAGAGGATACAG GGTGGTTTTTATAAAAGCGTGACTGCAATGGCCAAGGACATTGATCTTTtagtaaaaaatgcaaaaacatacaATGAGCCAGGATCCCAGGTTTTTAAG gatGCAAACACCATCAAGAAAATTTTTATTCAGAAGAAAACTGAAATTGAGCATGCAGAGCCCACTAAGTCAAGTCTTCGAATCAG GAGATCTGCTCAAGGGGACCGCCTGTCCGCTATAACCATGGCTTTACAGTACGGTTCTGAGAGTGACGAGGATGCGCTTCTAGCTG GAGCTGTCCGTTATGATGAAGGGGAGTCCGAAGTAGAGAGCATGAGTTCCTGCATGGAGATGTCCAACCCCATCTTCCAGCTATATGAGGCAGTCCGAGGTGGTCGCAACAGCCAAGGACAGCTAGTAGCAGAGCCCTTTCTCCAGTTACCTTCCAGGAAGGAATATCCAGATTACTACCAACAAATCAAACAGCCAATCTCCCTTCAGCAAATAAG AAACAAGATGAAGAACAATGAATACGAGAATCTGGATCAAGTAGATGCAGATCTGAATCTCATGTTTGAAAATGCCAAGCGCTACAATGTTCCTAACTCTGCCATCTACAAGCGAGTCATGAAGCTACAGCAGCTCCTGCAG GCGAAGAAAAAGGAGCTTGTGAGGAGAGACGAGACTGAGGATGGAGACAGCATGCTCTCTTCAGCCACATCCGACACGGGCAGCGCAAAGAGGAAGAG CATCAAGAAAAATGCAAAGAAGCATCGGATGAAAATCCTGTACAGTTCAGTTACAGAGGCCCGTGAGCCTGGCTCAGGCAGGCGGCTGTGTGATCTTTTCATGGTCAAGCCCTCCAAGAAGGACTATCCGGATTACTATAAAATCATCCTAGAGCCCGTGGACCTAAAAACAATTGAGCACAACATTCGCTCAGATAAATACCTTAGTGAGGAGGCCTTGATCGAGGATATGAAGCGGATGTTCCGGAATGCACGGCACTATAATGAGGAAGGCTCCCAG GTATACAATGATGCCATCATTCTGGAAAAATTATTGAAGGACAAGAGAAAAGAACTGGGATCATTACCTGAAGATGATGAAATGGCTTCCCCAAAACTGAAAATAA GCAGAAAAACTGGTGTTTCTCCCAAAAAGTCAAAATACCTGACTCCTTTGCAGCAGAAACTAAATGAGTTGTATGAAGCTGTGAAGAACTACACAGACAAGAGGGGCCGTCGCCTGAGCGCAATCTTCTTGAGGCTACCGTCCCGAGCGGAGCTCCCTGACTACTATGTCACCATCAAAAAGCCAGTTGACATGGAGAAGATCAAGAGCCACATGATGGCCAACAAGTTCCAAGATGTAGACTCGTTGGTGGAAGACTTTGTGCTGATGTTTAATAACGCTTGTACCTACAATGAGCCAGAATCTCTGATTTATAAAGATGCTCTTGTGCTCCACAAGGTCCTGTTGGAGACTAGAAGAGACCTGGAAGGAGGGGAAGAATATCATGTCCCCAATGTGTCCCTTTTGATACAGGAGCTGGTCCATAACCTGTTTGTGTCTGTGCTGAACCACCAGGATGATGAAGGGCGCTGCTACAGTGACTCTCTGGCAGAGATTCCAGGAAGAGACCCTGCTAACCCCAGCCAGCCACCCTTAAACTTTGAAATCATCAGAAGGAACATTGACAACAACCGTTACAGGAGGCTTGATGTGTTCCAGGAACATATGTTTGAAGTTCTGGAGAAAGCAAGAAGACTAAACAG AACGGATTCAGAAATTTACGAGGATGCCTTAGAGCTGCAGCACTTCTTCATTAAAATCCGCGATGAACTGTGCAAGAACGGGGAGATCCTGCTGACTCCAGCACTCAGCTATACAACCAAGCACCTCCACAGTGACGCAGAGAAGGAGAAGAAGGAAAAACTACCAAAAGAGATGGAAGAAGATAAACTGAAGAgggaagaagaaaagaaag AAGCTGAGAAGAGCGATGATCATGCTGGAGGTGCTTGGCAGTCTGGGCTTCAGCGCACATACAGCCAGGACTGCAGCTTTAAGAACAGCATGTACCATGTAGGAGACTATGTGTACGTGGAACCAGCAGAGCCAAACCTGCAGCCTCATATAGTCTGCATTGAGAGGCTCTGGCAGGACGATACTG GTGAGAAGTGGTTGTATGgctgctggttttacagacctaATGAAACGTTCCACCTGGCAACACGCAAGTTCTTGGAGAAAGAAGTATTTAAGAGTGATTACTACAGCAAAGTCCCTGTCAGCAAAATACTTGGAAAGTGTGTGGTTATGTTTGTAAAG GAATACTTTAAGCTTCATCCTGAAGGGTTTAGGGGTGAGGATGTGTTTGTTTGCGAGTCACGTTATTCAGCCAAGACCAAGTCTTTCAAGAAAATCAAAATGTGGACCATGCCCCTAAGTTCCGTGAAGTTTGTCCCTCGTGACGTGCCGTTGCCAGTGGTTCGGGTTGCTTCAGTGTTCGCCAGTGCTACTAAACATGAAGCGGAAAAGCCTTCTGACATGACAGACGAAACCAAAGGTGTGGATTCCAGCAGCATCATTGATAAG GAGAAAGAAGATGTACCCGTTGACATGCCCAATGGGGAGCCTGGCTGTATATATTATGAACAGCTCCATTACAATGACATGTGGATGAAGGTGGGAGATTGTGTCTTTATTAAGTCCCATGGCTTAGTACGTCGTAGAGTGGGAAG gaTTGAGAAGATGTGGGTTCGAGACGGTGCTGCTTACTTCTTTGGCCCTATCTTTATCCACCCAGAGGAGACTGAGCATGAGCCAACCAAAATGTTCTACAAGAAAGAAGTGTTTCTGAGTAACCTTGAAGAAACCTGCCCTATGAACTGTGTACTAG GGAAGTGTGCCGTGTCCTCGTTTAAGGACTATCTCTCCTGCCGGCCCACTGAAGTGCCGGAAGATGATGTACTGCTCTGTGAGAGTCGCTACAATGAAAGCGACAAGCAGATGAAGAAGTTTAAAGGCTTGAAACGCTTCTCCCTGTCTGCAAAAGTCATAGATGATGAAATATATTACTTCAG AAAGCCAGTTGTACCTCAGAAGGAGCCTTCTCCACTGCTGGAGAAGAAGATTCAAGAGCTGGAGGCAAAGTTTGCTGAGCAAGGAGCTGACGATGACATGGAGATTGGGGAAGAGGAGGGAGAGGTTATTGAAACTCCAACTCTGCCTCAGCTACAAACTCCTATGGCCAGCGAACTGGACATAATGCCATATACTCCACCCCAG TCCACTCCGAAATCCATTAAAGGCACCAGTAAGAAGGAAGGCTCCAAGAGGAAGATCAACATGAGTggttacattctgttcagcagcgaGATGAGGGCAGTTATAAAATCCCAGAACCCGGACTTTTCTTTCGGTGAGCTCAGTCGACTGGTGGGGACTGAATGGAGAAATCTGGAAGCAACCAAGAAGGCAGACTATGAAG agcgGGCAGCAAAGGTGGCAGAGCAGCAAGAGAGAGAGCGCGCAGCTCAGCAGCAGCAGTCTGGTTCTCCTCGGGCAGGTACCCCAGTCAGTGCATTAATGGGGGTGGTGCCTCCCCCAACCCCCATGGGAATGCTAAATCAAAATCCTGTGTCAG GCATGATGGGTGGCTATGGGCTGCCCATGCAACCCTTACAAGGCCCAGTTGATGGCATGCTCAGCATGGGCAGCATGCAGCCACATCACCTTGGGGTGTCTCCTTTACCCCATCATCTTCAGCCAGGTATGCCAGGCATACCGGACCTGTCTTATTCGG GTGTAAACTCCATGGGGGGAGGTCCCGCAGGTGCATATGGACAG ATGGGCATGCATGGGCAGGGCCAGACAGCTCCACCTCCCTACCCAGGTCAGACAGGGCAGCCAGCACTGCAGCAGCCGTCCACACCAATGTTTGTGGCACCTCCTCCAAAGACACAGCGCTTACTGCACTCGGAGGCCTATCTGAAGTACATCGAGGGGCTTCATTCTGAGACTGGGACTGTTAGCAAATGGGACCAGACACTTACAG CACAAAGAAAAGACGTCCATCTGACGAAAGAGCAGGAGAGCCGTCTGCCAGCTCATTGGTTAAAGAGTAAGGGGGCTCACACGACCATGGCCGATGCACTGTGGCGTCTACGAGACCTGATGCTACGAGATACTTTGAATATCCGCCATGCTTACAACATAGAACATGCTTAA